From a single Fulvivirga ulvae genomic region:
- the trxB gene encoding thioredoxin-disulfide reductase: MTQEKAKVLIIGSGPAGYTAAIYASRAGLNPIMVTGGQPGGQLTTTNDVENYPGYPEGINGPQMMVDFQKQAERFGTDIRYGMATAVDFSGYPHKVTIDDKYEIIAEAVIISTGASAKYLGLPSEEKYYNKGVSACAVCDGFFYKGKSVAVVGGGDTAAEEATYLANLCPKVYLLVRRDELRASQIMQNRVKNTKNIEILWNTETEEVLGNDEEVTGVRVLNNQTGETRELDVQGFFVAIGHKPNTDIFKGVLDMDEVGYLKVQPGTSKTNIEGVFATGDAADKIYRQAVTAAGTGCMGALDAERFLQAKEMEMAE; this comes from the coding sequence ATGACACAAGAAAAAGCTAAAGTACTGATTATTGGATCCGGTCCGGCCGGATATACTGCTGCCATTTATGCTTCAAGAGCTGGTTTGAACCCAATTATGGTTACAGGTGGCCAGCCAGGTGGCCAGTTGACCACTACCAATGATGTGGAAAATTATCCGGGTTACCCGGAAGGTATTAATGGACCTCAGATGATGGTGGATTTTCAAAAACAGGCAGAGAGATTCGGTACGGATATCCGTTATGGTATGGCTACAGCGGTTGATTTTTCAGGTTATCCCCATAAGGTGACTATAGATGATAAATATGAGATTATTGCTGAGGCCGTGATTATCTCTACCGGTGCCAGTGCAAAGTACCTGGGGCTGCCTTCTGAAGAAAAATATTATAATAAAGGTGTTTCTGCCTGTGCGGTTTGTGACGGATTCTTCTATAAAGGTAAGAGTGTAGCCGTAGTAGGTGGTGGAGATACAGCAGCTGAGGAGGCTACTTACCTGGCGAACCTTTGTCCTAAAGTATATTTGCTGGTCAGGAGAGATGAACTACGAGCGTCCCAGATAATGCAAAATAGGGTGAAAAATACCAAAAATATTGAAATCCTTTGGAACACAGAGACTGAAGAAGTTCTTGGAAATGACGAGGAAGTAACAGGAGTTAGGGTTCTAAATAACCAAACAGGAGAAACCAGAGAGCTTGATGTACAGGGCTTTTTTGTGGCCATTGGTCATAAGCCTAACACTGATATTTTCAAAGGTGTGCTGGATATGGACGAAGTGGGGTATCTTAAAGTACAACCGGGAACTTCAAAAACAAATATAGAAGGTGTTTTTGCTACCGGAGATGCCGCCGATAAAATCTACAGGCAGGCTGTGACCGCAGCAGGTACTGGCTGTATGGGTGCTCTGGATGCTGAGAGATTTCTGCAGGCAAAAGAAATGGAAATGGCAGAATAG
- a CDS encoding sigma-70 family RNA polymerase sigma factor has protein sequence MRQLKISKQITNRESQSLDKYLQEIGKVDLLTPDEEVELAQRIREGDQLALEKLTKANLRFVVSVAKQYQNQGLSLGDLINEGNLGLIKAAQRFDETRGFKFISYAVWWIRQSILQALAEQSRIVRLPLNRVGSLNKISKTFSELEQKYEREPSPDELAEVLEVTTAEVVDTMKISGRHVSMDAPFVQGEENSLLDVLENDLEETPDSELMNDSLRREVQRALSTLTQREADVISLYFGLNGEHSMTLEEIGEKFNLTRERVRQIKEKAIRRLRHTSRSKALKPYLG, from the coding sequence ATGAGACAGCTTAAGATTAGCAAGCAGATCACGAACAGAGAGAGTCAGTCGCTCGATAAATATCTGCAGGAAATAGGTAAAGTCGATTTATTAACACCAGATGAAGAAGTAGAGCTGGCTCAGCGGATAAGAGAAGGAGATCAATTAGCACTTGAAAAACTGACCAAAGCAAACCTGCGTTTCGTAGTATCTGTTGCCAAACAGTATCAGAATCAGGGATTGTCGTTGGGCGATTTGATCAATGAGGGTAATCTGGGTTTGATAAAAGCTGCTCAGCGATTTGACGAAACACGTGGTTTCAAGTTTATTTCATATGCAGTTTGGTGGATCAGACAGTCTATCCTGCAAGCTTTGGCCGAACAATCAAGAATTGTACGATTACCCCTTAATAGGGTAGGTTCTCTAAATAAGATATCTAAAACGTTTTCTGAACTGGAGCAAAAGTACGAAAGAGAGCCATCGCCTGATGAGTTGGCAGAAGTGCTTGAAGTAACTACTGCGGAAGTGGTGGATACCATGAAAATTTCCGGTCGTCACGTGTCTATGGATGCACCTTTTGTCCAGGGAGAAGAAAACAGCCTTTTGGATGTTCTTGAAAATGATCTGGAAGAAACTCCGGATTCGGAGTTGATGAATGATTCGCTGAGAAGGGAGGTTCAACGTGCACTATCTACATTAACACAGCGAGAGGCTGATGTGATTTCGCTGTACTTCGGGTTAAATGGAGAGCATTCTATGACTCTTGAGGAAATAGGAGAGAAGTTTAACCTTACAAGGGAGAGAGTACGTCAGATAAAAGAAAAAGCAATACGCAGACTAAGGCATACATCCAGGAGTAAGGCATTGAAACCTTATTTAGGATAG
- the pnp gene encoding polyribonucleotide nucleotidyltransferase, whose product MQLNVINKTINLPDGRTITIETGKLAKQADGSVVVRMGNTMLLATVVSSTEVKEGVDFLPLSVDYQEKFASSGKIPGGFLKREGRLSDYEILISRLVDRAIRPMFNDDYHAETQIAISLISGDEEALPDALAALAASAALAVSDIPFNGPISEVRVSRINGEYIVNPTLSQNKEADLDLIVAATMDNILMVEGEMKEVSEDDMLEAIKVAHEAIKVQCQAQLELMEEAGKTEKREYSHENNDEELKAKMQAELYDKAYALAKGQGSKHERSEGFKKLKEDFLESLPEEYELDEFMFARYFKSIQKEASRNLVLDEKQRLDGRKLNEVRPIWSEVNYLPSTHGSAVFTRGETQSLTTVTLGTKMDEQMIDGAMFEGSNKFMLHYNFPAFSTGEVRPNRGPGRREVGHGNLAWRALKEVLPTENPYTIRVVSDILESNGSSSMATVCAGSLALMDAGIQISAPVSGIAMGMISDSKSGKFAILSDILGDEDHLGDMDFKVTGTEKGITATQMDIKVDGLSYDVLKQALEQAKEGRLHILNEMKKTIAQPNPDLKPSAPRSEVLTIEREMIGAVIGPGGKVIQEIQKETGATIVIEEVDNKGVVSVFAVDKNSMNEALKRIKAIVAVPEVGQVYDGKVKSIMPFGAFIEFMPGKDGLLHISEIKWERVENMEGILEVGEEVKVKLVEIDKKTGKFRLSRKVLLPKPEKKEQSSN is encoded by the coding sequence ATGCAACTTAACGTTATTAACAAAACTATAAATTTACCTGATGGGAGAACCATCACTATAGAAACCGGTAAACTGGCCAAACAAGCCGACGGTTCTGTAGTAGTCAGAATGGGTAACACCATGCTGCTAGCCACTGTAGTATCAAGTACTGAAGTTAAAGAAGGAGTTGATTTTCTGCCTTTGTCGGTAGATTATCAGGAGAAATTCGCTTCATCTGGGAAAATACCAGGTGGTTTTCTGAAAAGGGAAGGCCGCCTTTCTGATTACGAAATTTTGATCAGCAGATTAGTTGACAGGGCCATTCGTCCGATGTTCAACGATGATTATCACGCTGAAACGCAAATTGCTATCTCACTTATTTCAGGGGATGAAGAAGCATTACCCGATGCTCTCGCTGCCCTTGCCGCATCAGCTGCCCTTGCTGTTTCCGATATTCCTTTCAACGGACCAATTTCCGAAGTCAGGGTTTCAAGAATAAACGGAGAGTACATCGTTAACCCTACTTTGTCGCAAAACAAGGAAGCTGATCTTGACCTGATCGTAGCTGCTACCATGGATAACATTCTTATGGTGGAAGGTGAGATGAAGGAGGTTTCTGAGGATGACATGCTTGAGGCTATTAAAGTAGCTCATGAGGCTATAAAGGTACAGTGCCAGGCTCAGCTTGAGCTTATGGAAGAAGCCGGAAAGACTGAAAAGAGGGAATACAGCCACGAAAATAACGACGAAGAGCTGAAAGCAAAAATGCAGGCGGAGCTTTATGATAAAGCTTATGCATTAGCTAAAGGACAAGGCTCTAAACACGAACGCTCTGAAGGATTCAAAAAACTGAAGGAAGACTTTCTCGAAAGCCTGCCGGAAGAGTATGAACTTGATGAGTTCATGTTTGCAAGATATTTCAAGTCTATACAAAAAGAAGCAAGCCGAAACCTGGTATTAGACGAGAAACAACGACTTGACGGAAGGAAGCTTAACGAAGTAAGACCTATATGGTCTGAGGTTAACTATCTGCCATCTACCCACGGATCTGCTGTATTTACCAGAGGTGAGACCCAATCGCTCACCACTGTTACTCTGGGCACAAAAATGGATGAGCAGATGATCGACGGCGCTATGTTCGAGGGGTCTAACAAATTTATGCTTCATTATAACTTTCCCGCTTTTTCAACGGGTGAAGTAAGACCTAACAGAGGTCCGGGCAGACGAGAAGTAGGCCACGGTAACCTTGCGTGGAGAGCACTTAAAGAAGTGTTGCCAACTGAAAATCCTTATACCATTCGTGTGGTTTCTGATATCCTTGAGTCCAACGGGTCATCTTCAATGGCTACGGTATGTGCAGGCTCACTGGCACTGATGGATGCCGGTATTCAGATTTCGGCACCTGTATCAGGTATTGCCATGGGTATGATCTCAGATAGTAAATCTGGTAAATTTGCCATACTTTCAGATATCCTGGGCGATGAGGATCACCTCGGAGATATGGACTTTAAGGTTACAGGTACAGAGAAAGGTATTACGGCTACTCAAATGGATATTAAAGTAGATGGCCTTTCTTATGACGTTTTAAAGCAGGCTTTGGAGCAGGCTAAAGAAGGCAGACTTCATATTCTCAACGAAATGAAGAAAACCATCGCTCAGCCTAATCCGGATCTTAAGCCTAGTGCACCTCGTTCAGAAGTGCTCACTATCGAAAGAGAAATGATCGGAGCAGTTATCGGGCCTGGAGGAAAGGTAATCCAGGAGATACAGAAAGAGACCGGTGCTACGATCGTAATCGAGGAAGTTGATAACAAAGGCGTAGTAAGCGTATTTGCTGTTGATAAAAATTCAATGAACGAGGCATTGAAGAGAATAAAAGCTATCGTAGCCGTACCTGAAGTAGGGCAGGTTTATGATGGTAAAGTTAAGTCAATCATGCCTTTCGGTGCTTTCATCGAGTTTATGCCTGGCAAAGATGGCCTGTTACATATCTCCGAAATTAAATGGGAAAGAGTGGAGAATATGGAAGGTATTCTCGAAGTAGGAGAGGAAGTAAAGGTGAAATTAGTTGAAATTGACAAGAAAACGGGTAAATTTAGACTATCTAGAAAAGTACTGTTACCGAAACCTGAAAAAAAGGAGCAGAGCAGTAATTAA
- the rpsO gene encoding 30S ribosomal protein S15, which translates to MYLPTEKKQELFENHGRLKSKADTGSPESQIALFTYRINHLTEHMKKNKKDYSTQQGLLKLVGKRRKLLNFLHKTDIERYRAILAELNLRK; encoded by the coding sequence ATGTATTTACCAACAGAGAAGAAACAAGAGTTGTTCGAGAATCATGGTCGGTTAAAGTCAAAGGCAGATACAGGTTCTCCTGAGTCTCAAATTGCACTTTTTACCTACAGGATCAATCATCTTACCGAACATATGAAGAAAAACAAGAAGGACTACTCCACTCAGCAAGGCTTATTGAAGCTTGTGGGTAAGAGGAGAAAACTATTGAACTTCTTGCACAAAACTGATATCGAAAGATATAGGGCAATTCTCGCAGAATTGAATTTAAGAAAATAA
- a CDS encoding LptF/LptG family permease, with translation MKKIDKLILSSFLGPFFLTFLVVVFILLTQHMLKYFDDIVGKDLGWDVLAQLFFYFAVFMTPIAIPLAVLLSSLMTFGNLGEHFELTAIKSAGISLLRALLPIFVFVIGLTVLAYYSNNYFVPKAALEAYSLLYDIKQKKPALDLKEGTFYNGIPDFSIKVNKKHDDGHTIEDVIIYDHRNQNGNKNVTLADSGAMYTINNDRYLKLVLFRGHSYEEGSGTSKSTTNKKETFRRAQFAKSEFVLDLSSFGLDRTDKDLFKGNRIMRNLSQLKHDVDSVGHDIMEKRLQIYAEVPYAFYYHLREDSIQMPRELKEFKHYNDSLNIAKERLELVKKAKEDSIQQATAYAEKKEKKQDKPVTTDQKEIKAHQDRLVSGKTDDKPKPKAKGADKKQIPKPAVKPKKIVVGKNDKADDKSGPKPKNIQEAISNAETQERLKKRMLSDRDKLNEKAAIDKKTIEIDPESIRLSESGLESGPVEKDGQSETKKDTVKVKTKADIVHELMTRDDDKDKERELQSALNMVRQTKSKLQTSNQRIERLIYEQDTFDVQWHKILSNSLACIIMFLIGAPLGAIIKRGGLGIPVLVSIIFFIIFYVISMMGEKWAKQDMIEPFVGMWAANALLLPIGLIFLRQARNDARLFESDFYSVMIDKFKTWFGRRKKTKGDGQ, from the coding sequence ATGAAGAAGATTGACAAATTAATTTTATCCTCCTTTTTAGGCCCGTTTTTCCTTACGTTCCTCGTAGTGGTGTTTATATTGCTTACGCAGCATATGCTTAAGTACTTTGATGACATCGTTGGGAAAGATCTCGGATGGGACGTGCTCGCGCAGCTATTTTTCTATTTTGCGGTTTTTATGACCCCCATCGCCATACCCTTGGCAGTATTGCTATCTTCCCTGATGACATTCGGGAACCTGGGTGAACATTTTGAACTTACCGCTATTAAAAGTGCCGGTATCTCGTTGCTCCGAGCGCTTCTTCCAATCTTTGTTTTTGTAATAGGACTAACAGTACTGGCATATTACTCCAACAACTATTTTGTGCCCAAGGCTGCCCTTGAGGCCTACAGTCTGCTCTATGATATCAAACAGAAAAAGCCTGCCCTGGACCTTAAGGAAGGTACTTTCTACAATGGTATTCCTGATTTCAGCATTAAAGTCAATAAAAAACATGATGACGGGCATACTATAGAAGATGTCATCATTTACGATCATCGCAATCAGAACGGTAATAAAAACGTAACACTGGCAGATTCCGGAGCCATGTACACTATAAATAATGACCGGTATCTGAAACTGGTGCTTTTCCGTGGTCACTCCTACGAGGAGGGCTCAGGCACTTCCAAATCAACCACCAATAAAAAAGAGACCTTCAGACGCGCCCAGTTTGCCAAGAGTGAGTTTGTGCTTGACCTGTCATCTTTTGGACTTGACCGAACAGACAAGGATCTTTTTAAGGGAAACAGGATCATGCGCAACCTTTCCCAGCTTAAGCATGATGTAGACTCCGTTGGGCATGATATTATGGAGAAGAGGTTGCAGATATATGCAGAGGTGCCTTATGCATTTTATTATCACCTGCGTGAGGATAGTATACAGATGCCCCGGGAATTGAAAGAATTTAAGCACTATAATGACAGCCTGAACATCGCTAAAGAACGCTTGGAACTGGTGAAAAAAGCAAAGGAAGACAGTATACAGCAGGCAACAGCCTACGCAGAAAAGAAAGAGAAAAAACAAGACAAGCCGGTTACAACAGATCAGAAAGAAATAAAAGCCCATCAGGACAGGCTTGTTTCGGGGAAGACAGATGACAAGCCAAAGCCTAAAGCTAAAGGCGCGGATAAGAAACAGATACCTAAACCGGCGGTAAAACCAAAAAAAATAGTGGTAGGGAAGAACGATAAAGCAGATGATAAATCGGGCCCCAAGCCAAAAAACATTCAGGAGGCCATCTCCAATGCCGAAACCCAGGAGCGGCTTAAGAAGCGCATGCTTAGCGACCGGGATAAACTTAATGAGAAAGCCGCGATTGATAAAAAAACAATAGAAATTGACCCGGAAAGCATCAGGCTGTCGGAGAGCGGTTTGGAATCGGGGCCGGTTGAGAAAGACGGACAGTCCGAAACGAAAAAAGATACCGTAAAAGTAAAAACTAAGGCGGATATCGTTCACGAACTGATGACCAGGGATGATGATAAGGATAAGGAGCGGGAGCTTCAGAGCGCTTTAAATATGGTGAGGCAGACCAAAAGCAAGCTGCAAACCAGTAATCAACGTATAGAGCGCCTTATCTATGAGCAGGATACGTTTGATGTGCAATGGCATAAAATACTTTCCAATTCGCTGGCGTGTATTATCATGTTTCTGATAGGCGCCCCGCTTGGCGCTATTATTAAAAGGGGAGGATTGGGTATTCCTGTGCTGGTCTCTATCATTTTCTTTATTATTTTCTATGTAATCAGCATGATGGGAGAGAAGTGGGCCAAGCAGGATATGATAGAGCCTTTTGTTGGAATGTGGGCTGCCAATGCACTGTTATTGCCTATAGGGCTTATTTTCTTGAGACAGGCCAGGAACGACGCCAGACTGTTTGAATCAGATTTTTATAGCGTGATGATTGATAAGTTCAAAACGTGGTTTGGCAGACGAAAAAAAACAAAGGGAGATGGTCAGTAA
- a CDS encoding START-like domain-containing protein: MSRHLFTTDFEINASTKMLYPYLSTASGLAQWLADDVTVDEDKVYNFIWDEEDHRARMVSHRTNHYVKFEFLPETDDESDDPAYFELRLEMNELTQSVFIRITDYSDMDDNEELYDLWHSLIDNLKETVGG, translated from the coding sequence ATGAGTAGGCATTTGTTTACAACGGACTTTGAAATCAATGCGTCAACAAAGATGTTATATCCCTATTTGAGTACTGCCAGTGGCCTCGCACAATGGTTGGCTGATGATGTAACGGTTGATGAGGACAAAGTCTATAATTTTATTTGGGATGAAGAGGATCATAGAGCCCGCATGGTATCTCACCGTACAAACCACTATGTTAAATTTGAATTCCTGCCGGAGACTGACGATGAAAGCGATGACCCCGCTTACTTTGAGTTAAGGTTAGAAATGAACGAGCTAACACAAAGTGTTTTTATCAGGATTACTGATTATTCCGACATGGATGATAACGAAGAACTTTACGATCTTTGGCATAGTCTGATTGATAATTTAAAAGAAACCGTGGGAGGTTAA
- a CDS encoding LytR/AlgR family response regulator transcription factor — protein sequence MKMKCLIVDDENIARKILSDYVSKVPELELAAACSSALQALNHIKNDNIDILFLDIQMPDLTGLDFLKILPNKPATILTTAYSEYAVQSYELDVVDYLLKPIDFDRFYKAVAKVISSKDRKAGNLPKSTALQQTDKLFIKADNKIVKVVFDEIVVINGDGPYVKIITEDGRKIMSLQSMSKLIQMLPANFFRVHRSHIVNIDHIDSIDGNMIKLKDQTAILSKNKRDEFLKLIDQLNLLGE from the coding sequence ATGAAAATGAAGTGTCTCATAGTCGACGATGAAAATATAGCCCGAAAAATACTTTCGGATTATGTGAGTAAAGTTCCGGAGCTGGAATTGGCAGCTGCTTGTAGTTCTGCACTGCAAGCGCTCAATCACATCAAAAATGATAACATTGATATCCTGTTTTTGGATATCCAAATGCCTGACCTGACAGGACTTGATTTTCTAAAGATCTTACCCAATAAGCCTGCAACCATTCTCACTACGGCCTATTCTGAATATGCTGTCCAGAGCTATGAATTGGATGTGGTAGACTATTTATTAAAGCCTATAGATTTCGACCGATTTTATAAGGCTGTTGCAAAAGTCATCTCCTCAAAAGATCGCAAAGCAGGTAATCTCCCAAAGTCAACCGCTCTTCAACAAACCGATAAACTATTTATCAAAGCGGATAACAAGATCGTAAAGGTTGTATTTGATGAAATAGTAGTCATAAATGGGGATGGGCCTTACGTGAAAATTATCACAGAGGATGGACGTAAAATCATGTCACTGCAATCAATGAGTAAGCTAATTCAAATGCTCCCAGCTAATTTTTTCCGAGTCCATCGATCACATATTGTGAACATTGACCATATTGATAGCATTGATGGCAATATGATCAAATTAAAAGATCAAACTGCCATACTGAGCAAGAACAAACGTGATGAATTTCTGAAGCTGATCGATCAGCTCAATTTATTGGGAGAGTGA
- a CDS encoding sensor histidine kinase has protein sequence MHIAISLVLTYQRTVADTVYYLVTYVFFGTLIIWLFGYKLFPAYLAREGKIDRKIGLLIGVNILLFVIGIYAHTLMAEVLGLTMLRAQYAPKSVRIVLWVLMVFLGIIYMASIRLARIYYLNAVQKIEHKAQRVEAELKLLKSQISPHFLFNTLNNIYGLAYLRDERAAEMISKLSKLLRYLLYDCDQEKVSLLKEKELIEHYLSIQLLKHEDPLNIDFYHAGITNGLRIAPMILINFIENCFKHSDLESNPQGWIKISLEVEDYELNFRTENTIKEDIEETQMHRTGIGLTNSLKLLEANYPGKHKIDIKKENHMYQLNLKMAL, from the coding sequence ATGCACATCGCTATAAGTTTGGTATTAACCTATCAGCGAACGGTGGCCGATACCGTGTACTATCTGGTCACTTATGTCTTTTTTGGCACCCTTATTATTTGGCTCTTTGGATATAAACTATTTCCGGCATACCTGGCAAGAGAAGGAAAAATAGATCGAAAAATCGGTTTGTTAATTGGAGTCAACATTCTCCTTTTTGTCATTGGAATTTATGCGCATACCCTAATGGCTGAAGTACTTGGTTTGACTATGTTAAGAGCACAGTACGCTCCTAAGTCAGTCAGGATAGTTTTGTGGGTATTGATGGTTTTTCTGGGGATTATTTACATGGCAAGTATTCGGTTGGCACGTATATATTATCTCAATGCGGTTCAAAAAATTGAGCACAAAGCTCAAAGAGTTGAGGCTGAATTAAAACTGTTAAAAAGCCAGATCAGTCCACACTTCCTTTTTAATACGCTCAACAATATTTACGGGCTCGCCTATCTGAGGGATGAACGAGCGGCTGAAATGATTTCAAAACTATCCAAGCTACTGCGCTATTTACTGTATGACTGTGATCAGGAGAAAGTGTCTTTATTGAAAGAAAAGGAGTTGATCGAACACTATCTAAGCATTCAACTGCTTAAACATGAAGATCCATTGAATATAGATTTCTACCATGCCGGTATTACCAACGGTCTTAGAATTGCGCCGATGATCCTCATTAATTTTATTGAAAACTGTTTTAAACACTCCGATCTGGAAAGCAACCCTCAGGGTTGGATCAAAATCAGTCTGGAAGTAGAGGATTATGAACTTAATTTTCGAACAGAAAATACCATCAAAGAAGACATAGAGGAAACTCAAATGCATCGTACAGGGATCGGGCTTACGAACTCGTTAAAATTACTTGAGGCCAATTACCCCGGAAAACATAAAATTGACATAAAGAAAGAAAATCATATGTATCAGCTGAACCTAAAGATGGCATTATGA
- a CDS encoding TolC family protein has product MKFTINLVLLFSMAGAHAQTLKIGVITDFEQSPTLSIIIDQMIHEIDQTTGVSRKTSLEATFFGIFDIESAQTSYRQLDGKTDLIIAVGSISAKGLSLMSDLPVPVIALGIIDPGLQDLPYINGTSGKRNFTYIWQTRNLEKELEAFYKIHDFKSVVVFADEKAASTVNKQKARNLIDSLSEKLNTELSIIPVGSDLEQVVDQIPANTDAAYFTVLLSQPESQIQLLINQLNQRKIATFSGNSRLMDNGVLGTMTNENDLQQVIRKLAIMTDGIVSGSELSFMPVTLDTRESLYVNIATARKIQLPIPFEVLFTATIIGDDESAIETYSFEEVAEKALAANLNIQISYRDVEISKVRVKSARSNVLPSIESGLTASQINEKRANAAFNTPEQSLTAGLTLTQVIYSEQAIAAIKIARYLQQAQEYNTEAEVLRVLFDTYTAYSNVLSAKTNVLIQRENLLNTRKNKELAAIRVDLGASNNTDLYRWESELAIANQSVIEAQTTLLSAKLQLNTLLANNLDSEFEVADVSLEDDLFKAFSQGPISKVIKTPESLRIVSDFLVAESQRQNPNKKALTENIHAANRQLEQNQRLLYTPTIALQAQTSQVLARGGAGSILDAQAMALGMTELQDNSWLVGVSLSLPIFDGFGRKAAIQQSKIRLEQLDYSQTLLDQNLELGIRAGVLNLVSASTNIRYSQSASESALENFELVQENYKQGQVTITQLIDAQQTALEARLAAAFSIYEYIQAHLQLEFSAGSFIMLMPEDQLQDFNNRLQQYLNNQN; this is encoded by the coding sequence ATGAAGTTTACAATAAATCTTGTCCTGCTCTTTAGCATGGCTGGTGCACACGCACAAACACTTAAGATTGGTGTGATCACTGATTTTGAACAGTCTCCTACCCTGTCAATTATTATCGATCAGATGATTCACGAGATTGATCAGACCACCGGGGTATCTCGGAAAACTAGTTTGGAAGCGACTTTCTTTGGCATTTTTGATATTGAATCTGCTCAAACATCTTATCGCCAATTGGATGGTAAGACCGATCTCATCATTGCTGTAGGAAGCATCAGCGCAAAAGGGCTGTCGTTAATGAGTGACCTGCCAGTTCCTGTAATTGCACTGGGAATTATCGATCCTGGGTTGCAGGATCTCCCCTATATAAACGGCACCTCGGGAAAACGAAACTTCACTTACATTTGGCAGACACGGAATCTGGAAAAAGAATTGGAAGCTTTTTATAAGATCCATGATTTCAAAAGTGTGGTAGTATTTGCAGATGAGAAAGCCGCATCAACAGTCAACAAACAAAAGGCCAGGAACCTTATCGATTCTCTTTCTGAAAAGTTAAATACAGAGCTATCCATTATTCCAGTTGGTTCTGATTTGGAGCAAGTGGTTGACCAAATACCCGCAAACACAGATGCCGCCTATTTTACGGTGCTGCTTAGCCAACCCGAATCGCAGATCCAACTACTGATCAATCAACTCAATCAACGGAAAATTGCCACATTTTCTGGTAACTCCAGGCTAATGGACAATGGCGTACTTGGTACAATGACTAATGAAAATGATCTGCAGCAGGTGATTCGAAAACTAGCCATCATGACTGATGGAATTGTATCCGGATCGGAGCTTTCGTTCATGCCTGTGACACTTGATACCAGGGAAAGCCTGTATGTCAATATTGCTACCGCACGAAAAATACAGCTCCCGATTCCTTTTGAAGTGCTTTTTACCGCTACCATTATTGGGGATGATGAATCAGCCATCGAAACCTATTCATTTGAAGAAGTTGCCGAAAAAGCTTTGGCAGCAAACCTCAACATTCAAATCAGCTACCGGGATGTGGAGATTAGTAAGGTGCGAGTAAAGTCTGCCAGGTCAAACGTATTGCCCAGTATTGAATCAGGGCTTACTGCCTCGCAGATTAATGAAAAGCGGGCCAACGCAGCATTCAATACTCCGGAGCAGTCTTTAACTGCAGGTCTCACCCTTACTCAGGTAATCTATTCGGAACAAGCCATAGCTGCCATTAAGATTGCCAGGTACCTGCAACAAGCACAGGAGTACAACACGGAGGCCGAAGTTTTGAGGGTTTTATTTGATACTTATACGGCTTATTCAAATGTGTTGTCTGCCAAGACAAACGTACTGATACAGCGGGAAAACCTTTTGAACACACGGAAGAATAAGGAACTGGCGGCTATTCGTGTAGACCTTGGAGCTTCGAACAACACGGACCTTTACCGATGGGAGTCAGAGCTGGCGATAGCTAATCAGTCCGTGATAGAAGCACAAACCACACTCTTGTCGGCTAAGCTGCAATTGAATACACTGTTGGCTAATAATCTGGATTCAGAATTTGAGGTAGCGGATGTTTCGCTGGAAGATGACCTGTTTAAGGCTTTTAGTCAAGGCCCCATTTCTAAGGTGATAAAAACTCCGGAAAGCTTACGTATTGTTTCAGATTTTTTAGTAGCAGAAAGTCAACGTCAAAACCCCAATAAGAAAGCACTGACAGAAAACATACATGCAGCTAATCGTCAACTCGAACAAAATCAGCGATTGCTTTACACGCCTACGATAGCATTGCAAGCCCAGACCTCCCAGGTATTAGCAAGAGGTGGTGCAGGATCAATCCTCGATGCCCAGGCCATGGCACTTGGTATGACTGAATTACAAGACAATTCCTGGCTTGTCGGGGTATCCCTTTCCCTCCCAATTTTTGATGGGTTCGGCAGGAAGGCTGCTATCCAGCAATCCAAAATCAGACTGGAGCAATTAGACTATTCCCAAACACTTCTGGATCAGAATCTGGAGCTTGGCATTAGGGCGGGTGTACTCAATCTGGTGAGCGCAAGTACCAATATTCGATATAGTCAATCAGCATCTGAAAGTGCCCTTGAAAACTTCGAGTTGGTTCAGGAAAATTACAAACAAGGTCAGGTAACGATTACCCAACTGATAGACGCGCAGCAGACGGCATTGGAAGCTCGGTTGGCGGCTGCTTTTTCCATCTATGAATATATCCAGGCTCATCTTCAATTAGAATTCAGTGCGGGCTCATTCATCATGCTGATGCCCGAAGATCAGCTTCAGGATTTTAATAACCGACTTCAGCAGTACTTAAACAATCAAAATTGA